A genomic region of Tigriopus californicus strain San Diego chromosome 1, Tcal_SD_v2.1, whole genome shotgun sequence contains the following coding sequences:
- the LOC131882994 gene encoding allatostatin-A receptor-like, with amino-acid sequence MEMSMAEMCEMSSEELRLFFLNVTKLEDGNGTVDEFMSRQSEACEQLQFHQVVSWLVPIIFAVIVVVGVIGNTLVLVVVLFGNQMRNTTNVLILNLAISDLLFVTVCIPPTAVDYAIGWPFGDSCCKIVQYLIHISLYGSVYTLVLLSLDRYLAVVYPVRSISLRTVCNTTVAIGIIWFLTALTCIPVLFVFISKDISILGEVRTICTFNRMAHNEEVYQSLFFITSLAMPLVAIMWLYMAMLIRLWRGSAATHGPGPVRDRKNVCKGQENKRRVTRMIVAVIIVFGICWSPLQVVLLLRNVNLYDITDSGALVVIQIITHCLAYCNSCLNPILYAFFSPNFRTAFLNTCSSNKYFRNSFVSKQNQGGRGPSGMGGGGGGGVGGGDGGHSWKRDDSKAFNDGLPSEGEIMIDPNGTPSPHKRVSITSIGLSRSDRKKPAVCLKTSVNVVDSISTCHEHPSAKKSSVNELTPMRRVQSEDLSRSSKARLSCQVKLSQPTNKSSASTSSPSTSSSSSSSSSSCSSLSTNITPRVTLDVLDPARPKRSSAKYLNSAINSKLRRTTPLKNTEVTIETMETSFVQV; translated from the exons ATGGAGATGAGCATGGCGGAAATGTGTGAGATGTCTTCCGAGGAACTGAGACTCTTCTTTCTGAATGTGACCAAACTCGAAGATGGGAATGGGACCGTTGACGAGTTCATGTCCCGCCAATCGGAGGCTTGTGAGCAGCTTCAATTCCATCAGGTGGTTTCCTGGTTGGTTCCTATCATTTTTGCTGTGATTGTCGTCGTGGGCGTGATTGGAAACACTCTGGTCTTAGTGGTGGTTCTCTTTGGGAACCAGATGCGCAATACAACCAACGTACTTATTTTG AATCTGGCCATTTCGGATCTGCTCTTTGTGACAGTTTGCATTCCTCCCACGGCCGTTGATTACGCTATTGGGTGGCCTTTTGGGGACAGCTGTTGCAAAATCGTGcaatatttgatccatatCTCGCTCTACGGATCGGTGTACACATTAGTGCTCTTGTCCTTGGATCGTTACCTGGCCGTGGTCTACCCCGTTCGGTCCATATCGTTACGGACCGTTTGTAACACTACGGTTGCCATTGGGATCATCTGGTTTCTCACGGCCTTGACTTGCATTCCCGTCCTCTTCGTGTTCATCTCGAAGGACATTTCTATCCTAGGCGAGGTGCGCACCATTTGCACCTTCAATCGAATGGCTCATAATGAGGAGGTCTATCAGTCTTTGTTCTTCATCACATCGCTGGCTATGCCCTTGGTGGCCATCATGTGGCTGTACATGGCCATGCTGATAAGGCTTTGGCGAGGCTCGGCCGCCACCCACGGACCTGGTCCCGTTCGAGATCGAAAGAATGTGTGCAAAGGACAAGAGAACAAACGCCGAGTGACGCGGATGATCGTGGCGGTCATAATTGTGTTTGGCATCTGCTGGTCGCCCTTGCAGGTGGTGCTCTTGCTTCGAAACGTCAACTTGTACGATATCACCGATAGTGGGGCCTTGGTTGTCATTCAGATTATTACTCATTGTTTGGCCTATTGTAATTCGTGCTTGAACCCCATTCTGTACGCGTTCTTCTCGCCGAATTTCCGCACGGCATTCCTCAATACCTGCAGCTCGAACAAATACTTTCGCAATTCGTTCGTGTCGAAGCAAAATCAAGGGGGCAGGGGACCAAGTGGAATGGGTGGTGGGGGCGGAGGAGGTGTTGGAGGAGGAGATGGTGGCCATTCATGGAAAAGAGATGACTCCAAGGCTTTCAATGATGGACTCCCATCAGAGGGGGAAATCATGATAGACCCAAATGGAACCCCGTCACCTCATAAG CGCGTATCGATTACTTCCATTGGGCTGAGTCGGTCCGATCGAAAAAAGCCTGCAGTCTGTCTGAAAACTTCTGTCAACGTGGTTGACTCAATATCGACGTGCCACGAGCATCCCTCAGCGAAAAAATCAAGTGTCAATGAGCTCACACCAATGAGACGCGTTCAAAGCGAGGATCTCAGCCGGAGCTCCAAGGCTCGGCTTTCGTGCCAAGTCAAACTGAGTCAGCCGACTAATAAATCTTCAGCCTCAACGTCATCGCCCTCGACCTCGTCATCGAgctcgtcgtcttcgtcgtcttgtTCGTCATTGTCCACAAATATAACACCTCGGGTTACGCTTGACGTTCTCGATCCAGCCCGGCCTAAGAGATCTTCCGCCAAGTATTTGAATAGTGCTATCAATTCCAAATTAAGAAGGACTACCCCCCTCAAGAATACTGAGGTCACCATCGAAACAATGGAAACTAGTTTTGTACAAGTTTGA
- the LOC131890300 gene encoding LOW QUALITY PROTEIN: echinoderm microtubule-associated protein-like 2 (The sequence of the model RefSeq protein was modified relative to this genomic sequence to represent the inferred CDS: inserted 1 base in 1 codon; substituted 1 base at 1 genomic stop codon), which translates to MVVTDEGSIGSHVHIWNYDTLHLLNSLGEFTDNAACITLSKVTEKGLTILAVVKNGNKSKLSLWTINGTGDEPVSKIVLVVAGADHVHSLEFHPMDHNTMILTGKGFVTLWTLKDGPDGATMDRSQGLFTRKIPRPKSVLCSKVDKNGDLLTGDLDGNVMIWKDAKVIRVLKGAHQGSVGDICVMDDGXIISGGLSDGAFVVFDNRYQLIGAGATLPDVFGCVRRILQKTYDINEDEVLYCRLVVGTSRNCILDVSFNVSPGETEISNFEIKPIVQVHAKEIFHIANIPGQDQFLSCGEDRSVICWDGVAHKADWKMSDINTPSPESPQAKIARLEETLARERTAREDERTAWEREIKILRSQLEVERLQAKLKEALELDEDPETLTLICWDGVAHKADWVLEVSETSLTSLATAFDGHFALAGSDDGKIFYIPLNSDNIPEKEELMDFKEGISCISLSPTEYLAIIGTDDGELHCVEIMLDSDDKANHLSDLNGHSSKVKHIDWSDDGNYLRTNSADHELLYWVVNQMTQVTDSEDLDVITEWASHTCPLDFNSLAIWTRIDDGTDINSCDASQDMLVIGDDRGFVLIYPYPATQHSSHVSVVRFLGDGTRLVSGGGKDSSIIXWSTGAQNSGSRGE; encoded by the exons ATGGTCGTAACGGATGAGGGATCGATAGGAAGCCACGTTCATATTTGGAACTATGACACCTTACATTTGCTAAATTCCTTGGGGGAGTTCACGGATAATGCGGCATGCATCACCTTATCCAAAGTGACAGAGAAAGGATTGACGATCCTTGCCGTGGTCAAGAATGGAAACAAGTCCAAATTATCCCTTTGGACCATTAATGGCACCGGGGATGAGCCTGTATCTAAGATAGTGTTGGTGGTGGCTGGAGCAGACCATGTTCATTCTCTGGAGTTCCACCCCATGGATCACAACACCATGATTTTAACCGGAAAAGGTTTCGTGACTTTGTGGACCCTCAAAGATGGACCCGATGGTGCAACTATGGATCGAAGTCAAGGCCTCTTTACGAGAAAGATTCCTCGTCCCAAATCCGTGCTGTGTtccaaagtggacaaaaatggagaTCTATTGACGGGAGACTTGGACGGTAATGTCATGATTTGGAAAGACGCCAAAGTTATCCGTGTTTTAAAAGGAGCTCACCAGGGTTCAGTTGGGGATATTTGCGTCATGGATGATG ACATCATATCAGGTGGTCTGTCTGATGGAGCATTTGTCGTTTTCGATAACAGGTATCAGCTGATTGGGGCGGGGGCAACCCTCCCTGACGTGTTTGGTTGCGTTCGAAGGATCTTGCAGAAGACCTATGACATCAATGAAGATGAGGTTCTATATTGCCGCTTAGTGGTGGGCACCTCTCGAAATTGCATTCTGGACGTCAGTTTCAACGTGAGTCCGGGCGAAACGGAGATTTCAAATTTCGAGATCAAGCCCATCGTGCAAGTACATGCCAAAGAGATTTTTCACATAGCCAACATACCCGGCCAAGACCAATTCTTGAGCTGCGGTGAAGACCGTTCTGTGATCTGTTGGGATGGAGTTGCTCACAAGGCGGATTGG AAAATGTCGGATATAAACACTCCATCACCGGAAAGCCCACAGGCAAAAATTGCCCGATTGGAGGAGACCTTAGCTCGGGAGAGAACGGCCCGGGAAGATGAGAGAACGGCCTGGGAACGGGAAATCAAAATCCTTCGGTCACAATTGGAGGTCGAGAGACTTCAAGCAAAGTTGAAGGAGGCGCTCGAATTGGATGAAGATCCTGAGACGTTGACGC TGATCTGTTGGGATGGAGTTGCTCACAAGGCGGATTGGGTACTGGAAGTATCAGAAACGTCCTTGACATCCTTGGCTACTGCTTTCGATGGCCATTTTGCACTCGCCGGCTCGGATGATGGGAAAATCTTCTACATACCCCTCAATTCAGACAACATTCCCGAAAAAGAGGAGCTCATGGATTTCAAGGAGGGTATTTCCTGTATTTCTTTGTCCCCTACCGAGTATCTGGCTATTATTGGCACGGATGATGGAGAGTTGCATTGTGTCGAGATTATGTTGGATTCTGACGACAAGGCCAACCATCTCTCTGACTTGAATGGCCACTCTAGCAAAGTCAAGCATATTGATTGGTCAGACGATGGCAACTATTTACGAACCAATTCAGCAGACCACGAGCTTCTCTATTGGGTAGTGAATCAAATGACACAAGTCACGGATTCGGAAGATCTAGATGTCATCACAGAGTGGGCCAGTCACACGTGTCCGCTTGATTTCAATTCCCTGGCAATTTGGACACGGATCGACGACGGTACAGATATCAACTCATGTGATGCGAGTCAAGACATGTTGGTCATTGGAGATGATCGCGGATTCGTCTTGATTTATCCCTATCCAGCCACCCAAC ACTCCAGTCATGTCTCGGTAGTGAGGTTCCTGGGCGATGGGACAAGATTGGTTTCAGGGGGTGGGAAAGATTCGAGCATCATTTAATGGTCGACGGGAGCTCAAAATTCGGGAAGCCGTGGTGAATAG